The region CCCAAAAGCGGAGGCTTGTTTAGTCAAGGACCGAGAGGAACTGCTTGCTTTCTATGACTTTCCGGCTGAGCACTGGCAGCACCTGAGAACCACAAATCCGATCGAATCCACCTTTGCTACAGTCCGTTTGCGTACAGCAAAGACCAGAAATTGCCTGTCTCGCCAAACCTTGCTGACAATGGTTTTCAAGCTATCCCTCAGTGCATCCCTCAGTGCACAAAAACGATGGCGCAGATTACGGGGTTATAGACGTCTGGGAGAAGTGGTCCAGGACGTTCAATTTATTAATGGAATCCGGGAAGATGAGGTCGCCGCCTGATGACTGCATACCCAAGATTTGGCAATAGCTCCTCACTGACAGTGCCCGTGCTGGCCACAAAATAACCGCGAGCCAACAGATGTTGGCCCCAAAACTCCTTC is a window of Deltaproteobacteria bacterium DNA encoding:
- a CDS encoding transposase, encoding PKAEACLVKDREELLAFYDFPAEHWQHLRTTNPIESTFATVRLRTAKTRNCLSRQTLLTMVFKLSLSASLSAQKRWRRLRGYRRLGEVVQDVQFINGIREDEVAA